A portion of the Oncorhynchus gorbuscha isolate QuinsamMale2020 ecotype Even-year linkage group LG07, OgorEven_v1.0, whole genome shotgun sequence genome contains these proteins:
- the LOC124039896 gene encoding E3 ubiquitin-protein ligase BRE1B-like, whose product MMSGTGGGKRASGGDSPPGPPEKKSKKEEKTTTTLIEPIRIGGVSSTEEMDMKVIQFKNKKLSERLEQRQTMEDELREKIEKLEKRQATDDTTLLIVNRYWSQLEENVHVLRLRIDPTVVPAPHAMPVSAPTPIEEDGMMIPPPPPPATEHEETQPPPPDVMEKAPEPQQDSTMAPPPTTSLSESAKAFLSILDNSSEEELSLQLQDRMQFSKEAAACMVCVFDRLHSRIDSLCTQIQSAVCEDDSQEELLRLNRTLLEENSRLQDLASSLQGRHHKMSMEYNELVDKVTSSETKVSEMETAVEDLQWDIEKLRKREQKLNKHLAEALEQLNSGYYTTGSSGGLPGGQITLNIQKFESLNAELEQNQELANNRMAELEKLQQELQEAVRESEKLKLDLKNIPEDVVKETADYKCLQSQFSLLYNESLGVKTQLDEARALLLTAKNAHLRQIEHMESDELSLQKKLRTEVIQLEDTLAQVRKEYEMLRIEFEQNLAANEQAGPINREMRHLISSLQNHNHQLKGDVQRYKRKLRETQMEINKLRCQSGDTGLLSLEEPVSDSVEVKKEEDEDQEEEEERRRELERQRSREREREAERERERERERERQRSEELKRKDSDTLKMLRAELKKAQESQKEMKLLLDMYKSAPKEQRDKVQLMAAERKSKAEVDELRVRVRELEERERKESKKLADEDALRKIRVAEETIDHLQKKLTATKQEEEALLSEMDVTGQAFEDMQEQNSRLMQQLREKDDANFKLMSERIKSNQIYKLLREEKEELADQVLTFKTQVEAQLLVVQKLEEKEGILQSSLATLEKELGVRTQALELNKRKAVEAAQLAEDLKVQLEHTQSKLREIQVSVSENRTARERELGNLKRAQEDLSRLRRKLEKQKKVEVYTDADEILQEEINQYKAKLRCPCCNTRDKETVLTKCFHVFCYECLKTRYDTRQRKCPKCNCAFGANDFHRIYIT is encoded by the exons ATGATGTCTGGCACCGGGGGAGGGAAGCGAGCCTCAGGTGGGGACAGCCCCCCTGGTCCACCTGAGAAAAAGAGTAAAAAAGAGGAGAAGACCACCACCACTCTCATTGAGCCAATACGCATTGGGGGAGTGTCCTCTACG GAGGAAATGGACATGAAAGTGATCCAGTTTAAGAATAAGAAGCTGAGTGAGCGTCTGGAGCAGAGGCAGACCATGGAGGACGAGTTGCGAGAGAAGATCGAGAAGCTGGAAAAGCGACAAGCCACTGATGATACCACACTGCTCATTGTGAATCGTTACTGGTCCCAG TTGGAAGAAAATGTTCACGTCCTGCGCCTCCGTATTGACCCCACGGTGGTCCCAGCACCACATGCTATGCCGGTCTCTGCCCCTACCCCAATAGAAGAGGATGGTATGATGAttccaccaccccctcctccagcAACAGAACACGAGGAGACACAGCCTCCCCCACCTGATGTTATGGAGAAAGCTCCTGAACCACAGCAGGACTCTACAATGG CACCTCCGCCCACTACTTCCCTCAGTGAGAGTGCCAAAGCCTTCCTCTCCATTCTGGACAACAGCAGTGAGGAGGAGCTCAGCCTGCAGCTGCAGGACAGGATGCAGTTTAGCAAAGAGGCCGCTGCTTGCATGGTCTGCGTCTTCGACAGGTTGCACAGCCGCATCGACAGCCTATGCACCCAGATCCAGTCCGCAG TGTGTGAGGACGACAGCCAGGAAGAGCTGCTCCGTCTGAATCGCACTCTGCTGGAGGAGAATAGCAGACTGCAAGACCTGGCTTCCTCCCTGCAGGGCAGACACCACAAGATGTCTATGGAG TACAATGAGCTTGTGGATAAGGTGACGAGCTCGGAGACCAAGGTGTCTGAGATGGAGACTGCTGTGGAGGATCTGCAGTGGGACATCGAGAAGCTCCGTAAAAGGGAACAGAAGCTCAACAAGCATCTAGCTGAAGCACTTGAGCAG TTGAACTCGGGCTACTACACCACTGGCAGCTCAGGGGGGCTACCCGGAGGCCAGATCACTCTCAATATACAGAAG TTTGAGAGCCTGAATGCAGAGTTGGAGCAAAACCAGGAGCTGGCCAACAACCGCATGGCGGAACTGGAGAAACTACAGCAGGAGCTCCAAGAGGctgtgagggagagtgagaagctCAAG TTGGACCTGAAAAATATTCCAGAGGATGTGGTGAAGGAGACCGCGGACTACAAGTGCCTGCAGTCCCAGTTCTCACTGCTCTACAACGAGTCTCTCGGGGTGAAGACCCAGCTGGACGAGGCCCGGGCCCTGCTCCTCACCGCCAAGAATGCCCACCTCAGACAGATAGAGCATATGGAG AGTGACGAGCTGTCACTACAGAAGAAGCTCCGCACTGAGGTCATCCAGCTGGAAGACACGCTGGCGCAGGTGCGCAAGGAGTATGAAATGCTGCGTATCGAATTTGAGCAGAACCTGGCGGCCAACGAGCAAGCAG GCCCAATAAACAGAGAGATGCGACACCTCATCAGCAGCCTCCAGAACCACAACCACCAGCTGAAAGGTGACGTGCAGCGTTACAAGCGGAAGCTCCGAGAAACACAGATGGAGATTAATAAG TTGCGGTGCCAGAGTGGTGACACTGGGCTTCTGTCGTTGGAGGAGCCGGTGAGCGACAGCGTGGAGGTGAAGAAAGAAGAGGATGAAGaccaagaggaggaagaggagaggaggagggagctggagagacagcggtcccgggagagagagagggaggccgagagggagcgagagagggagcgagaaaggGAGCGACAGCGCAGCGAAGAGTTGAAGAGAAAAGATTCGGACACACTGAAGATGCTGAGGGCTGAACTTAA GAAAGCCCAGGAGTCTCAGAAGGAGATGAAGCTACTTTTGGACATGTATAAATCAGCTCCCAAAGAGCAGCGAGACAAAGTGCAGCTTATGGCAGCAGAGCGCAAGTCTAAAGCCGAG GTGGATGAGTTGCGGGTGCGGGTtcgagagctggaggagagggagaggaaggagagcaaGAAGCTGGCTGATGAGGACGCTCTCAGGAAGATACGCGTGGCAGAGGAGACGATCGATCACCTACAGAAGAAGCTCACGGCCACCAAACAG GAGGAGGAGGCCCTACTGAGTGAGATGGACGTGACGGGCCAGGCCTTTGAGGACATGCAGGAGCAGAACAGCCGGCTGATGCAGCAGCTGAGGGAGAAGGATGACGCCAACTTCAAGCTGATGTCGGAACGCATCAAGTCCAACCAGATCTACAAGCTgctgagggaggagaaggaggagctgGCTGACCAGGTGCTAACCTTCAAGACCCAG GTGGAAGCTCAGCTATTGGTTGTACAGAagctggaggagaaggagggcaTCCTCCAGAGCTCACTGGCTACTCTGGAGAAAGAGTTAGGAGTCCGCACACAAGCACTTGAACTAAACAAGAGGAAG GCGGTGGAGGCAGCCCAGCTGGCTGAAGACCTGAAGGTGCAGCTGGAACACACCCAGTCCAAGCTGAGAGAGATCCAGGTTTCTGTGTCCGAGAACCGCACcgccagagagagggagttgggcAACCTCAAAAgagcacag GAGGACCTGTCCAGGCTACGACGAAAGCTGGAGAAGCAGAAGAAAGTGGAGGTGTACACTGATGCTGATGAGATCCTACAGGAGGAGATTAACCAGTACAAG GCGAAGCTGCGTTGTCCGTGCTGCAACACGCGCGACAAGGAGACCGTGCTCACCAAGTGCTTCCATGTGTTCTGCTACGAGTGTCTGAAGACGCGCTACGACACCCGACAGAGGAAGTGCCCCAAATGTAACTGTGCCTTCGGGGCCAACGACTTCCACCGCATCTACATCACCTAA